Proteins encoded in a region of the Mucispirillum schaedleri ASF457 genome:
- the ftsH gene encoding ATP-dependent zinc metalloprotease FtsH, which produces MNSGIYKNLALWLVIALMMVLVFNLFNTNTQTNQKVTYTEFLDSVTKEQVKKVTIKENKITGEYKDNNTRFETYAPSDNNLISELRDYNVGIEATPPDTTPWYMQLLISWLPIILLIAIWIFFMRQMQGGSGSKAFSFGKSRAKLLNQDNLKVTFKDVAGIEEAKEELTEVVEFLKDPAKFQKLGGRIPKGVLLVGPPGTGKTLLAKAVAGEAGVPFYSISGSDFVEMFVGVGAARIRDLFEQGKKNAPCIIFMDEIDAVGRHRGAGLGGGHDEREQTLNALLVEMDGFDSNEGVILIAATNRPDVLDPALLRPGRFDRQVVVPRPDLKGRLQILKVHAAKIKMASSVDLEIIAKGTPGFSGADLANLMNESALLAARANKDEVDTSDIESAKDRVIMGAERRSMVIPEKDKKVTAFHEAGHTIVAIMTKGADPVHKVSIIPRGMALGVTMQLPSDDRYNETKDHLLGMIRVMLGGRIAEEVTFNSMSTGASNDIERLTSIARKMVMSWGMSDKLGTISFGKRDEAIFLGKEISSQKDYSEKTAELIDDEVEHIINTCYNEARKIIEDNRLLLAKTAEALLEKETIETSELKELVKEYAAEGYKDNMFSEKEQEEKEETKNENN; this is translated from the coding sequence ATGAATAGTGGTATTTATAAAAATCTTGCACTTTGGCTTGTAATAGCTTTAATGATGGTGCTTGTATTTAACCTTTTTAATACTAATACACAGACAAACCAAAAAGTTACTTATACTGAGTTTTTAGATAGTGTTACTAAAGAGCAGGTTAAAAAAGTAACTATAAAAGAAAATAAGATAACTGGTGAGTATAAAGATAATAACACTCGTTTTGAAACTTATGCACCTAGTGATAATAATTTAATTTCAGAGCTGAGAGATTATAATGTGGGTATTGAAGCAACTCCGCCAGATACTACACCTTGGTATATGCAGCTGCTTATTTCATGGCTTCCAATTATTCTGCTTATAGCTATATGGATATTCTTTATGAGACAGATGCAGGGTGGCAGCGGCTCAAAGGCTTTTTCTTTTGGTAAAAGCAGAGCTAAACTTTTAAATCAGGATAATTTAAAAGTAACTTTTAAAGATGTTGCAGGTATTGAAGAAGCAAAAGAAGAATTGACTGAAGTTGTAGAATTTTTAAAAGACCCTGCAAAATTTCAAAAATTAGGAGGCAGAATTCCAAAAGGTGTGCTTTTAGTTGGTCCTCCGGGAACTGGTAAAACTCTGCTTGCAAAGGCTGTAGCTGGAGAAGCTGGTGTTCCATTTTATTCCATAAGCGGCTCAGATTTTGTGGAAATGTTTGTTGGTGTTGGTGCTGCTCGTATTAGAGATTTATTTGAACAGGGCAAAAAAAATGCTCCTTGTATTATTTTTATGGATGAGATAGATGCTGTTGGACGCCACAGGGGTGCTGGTCTTGGTGGTGGACATGATGAAAGAGAGCAGACATTAAATGCACTGCTTGTTGAAATGGATGGATTTGATTCAAATGAAGGTGTTATTTTAATAGCTGCTACAAACAGACCTGATGTATTAGACCCTGCATTACTTCGTCCTGGTCGTTTTGACAGACAGGTAGTTGTGCCGCGTCCAGATTTAAAAGGAAGGCTGCAGATATTGAAAGTGCATGCTGCTAAAATTAAAATGGCATCATCTGTAGATTTAGAAATTATTGCAAAAGGCACTCCGGGTTTTTCTGGTGCAGATTTAGCAAACCTTATGAACGAATCTGCTTTACTTGCTGCAAGAGCAAATAAAGATGAAGTTGATACTTCAGATATAGAATCTGCAAAAGATAGAGTAATAATGGGAGCTGAAAGACGCAGTATGGTAATACCTGAAAAAGATAAAAAAGTTACAGCATTCCATGAAGCAGGTCATACAATAGTTGCTATTATGACAAAAGGTGCAGACCCTGTGCACAAAGTTTCTATAATACCTAGGGGGATGGCATTAGGTGTTACTATGCAGCTGCCAAGTGATGACAGGTATAATGAAACAAAAGACCATCTTTTAGGTATGATTAGAGTTATGCTTGGGGGAAGAATTGCTGAAGAAGTTACTTTTAACTCTATGTCAACAGGAGCAAGTAATGATATAGAAAGGCTTACATCTATTGCAAGAAAAATGGTTATGAGCTGGGGTATGAGTGATAAACTTGGCACTATATCTTTTGGAAAAAGAGATGAAGCTATATTTTTAGGCAAAGAAATTTCAAGCCAGAAAGATTATAGTGAAAAAACAGCAGAATTAATAGATGATGAAGTAGAGCATATTATTAATACATGTTATAATGAAGCAAGAAAAATAATAGAAGATAACAGACTTCTTTTAGCTAAAACTGCGGAAGCCCTGCTTGAAAAAGAAACTATTGAAACTTCAGAATTAAAAGAACTTGTAAAAGAATATGCTGCTGAAGGATATAAAGATAATATGTTTTCAGAAAAAGAGCAGGAAGAAAAAGAAGAAACTAAAAATGAAAATAACTAA
- the folP gene encoding dihydropteroate synthase codes for MKFYKLTPDYDRIKHELARIGVDSYALNMVKKGVSLNILVRDIKAPAANILKQESIASGMDAAVKKGAVSCSIDKTDVLLMGNTATFERLIKRLSMQVFGLKELGKELSLFLKSKEFKNITYNKGVIDVSKPLCMGILNTTPDSFSDGSLYVTEEAIAARIDEMVELGIDIVDIGGMSSRPFSESISSDEEIKRIKFALDYIKQYDMIVSVDTNNYKTAEYALNNGADIINDISGMTDDNMVFLCGQSKCAVCIMHMQGSPKNMQNNANTEYNNIIYDIHDFFTKSIDKCLNAGIGYSSLILDVGFGFGKTVEQNYILLKYLNEFKSFNIPLLAGISRKSMIGAVIDKDVNNRLAGTVCANTAAILNGADIIRVHDIKEGIDTVKIADYILKAYI; via the coding sequence ATGAAATTTTATAAACTGACACCTGATTATGATAGAATAAAGCATGAATTAGCTCGCATTGGTGTAGATAGTTATGCATTAAATATGGTAAAAAAGGGTGTCAGTTTAAATATTTTAGTGCGGGATATAAAAGCGCCTGCTGCTAATATATTAAAACAGGAATCTATTGCTTCAGGAATGGATGCTGCAGTAAAAAAAGGTGCTGTTTCCTGCTCAATAGATAAAACAGATGTGCTTTTAATGGGTAATACAGCTACATTTGAAAGGCTTATTAAAAGACTTTCAATGCAGGTTTTTGGTTTAAAAGAATTAGGAAAAGAATTAAGTCTTTTTTTAAAAAGTAAAGAGTTTAAAAATATTACATATAATAAAGGTGTAATAGATGTATCAAAGCCATTATGTATGGGTATTTTAAACACTACACCAGATTCATTCAGCGATGGCAGCTTATATGTTACAGAAGAAGCCATTGCTGCAAGAATTGATGAAATGGTAGAACTTGGTATAGATATTGTTGATATTGGTGGTATGTCATCAAGGCCTTTTTCTGAAAGTATAAGTAGTGATGAAGAGATAAAAAGAATAAAATTTGCTCTTGATTACATTAAACAATATGATATGATAGTATCAGTAGATACTAATAATTATAAAACAGCAGAATATGCATTAAATAATGGAGCAGATATTATCAATGATATATCAGGTATGACAGATGATAATATGGTTTTTTTATGCGGACAGTCAAAATGTGCAGTATGTATTATGCATATGCAGGGCAGTCCAAAAAATATGCAGAATAATGCTAATACAGAATATAATAATATAATATACGATATTCATGATTTTTTTACAAAAAGTATAGATAAATGTCTTAATGCAGGTATTGGTTATTCATCACTTATACTTGATGTGGGCTTTGGTTTTGGAAAAACTGTTGAGCAGAATTATATTTTATTAAAATATTTGAATGAGTTTAAATCTTTTAATATTCCACTGCTTGCAGGGATTTCCCGTAAGTCTATGATTGGTGCTGTTATAGATAAAGATGTTAATAACAGGCTTGCAGGCACAGTTTGTGCAAATACAGCTGCTATTTTAAATGGTGCTGATATTATAAGGGTGCATGATATAAAAGAAGGTATTGATACAGTTAAAATTGCTGATTATATTTTAAAGGCGTATATATGA